A region of Piscinibacter gummiphilus DNA encodes the following proteins:
- the gpmA gene encoding 2,3-diphosphoglycerate-dependent phosphoglycerate mutase, protein MYKLVLIRHGESTWNLENRFTGWTDVELTPTGVEQAKEAGRLLKAEGYEFDVAYTSVLKRAIWTLWHTLDQMDRTWLPVVHSWRLNERHYGGLQGLNKAETAKKYGDEQVLVWRRSYDTPPPELDANDERSERSDPRYAKLKPEDVPLTECLKDTVARVLPVWNESIGPAIKAGKRVVIAAHGNSIRALVKYLDNIADDAIVGVNIPNGIPLVYELDANLKPIKSYYLGDEEAAKAAAAAVANQGKKG, encoded by the coding sequence ATGTACAAACTCGTGCTCATTCGCCACGGCGAATCGACCTGGAACCTCGAAAACCGCTTCACCGGCTGGACCGACGTCGAGCTGACCCCCACGGGCGTCGAACAGGCCAAGGAGGCCGGCCGGCTGCTGAAGGCCGAGGGCTACGAGTTCGACGTGGCCTACACGTCGGTGCTCAAGCGCGCCATCTGGACGCTGTGGCACACGCTCGACCAGATGGACCGCACCTGGCTGCCCGTCGTGCACAGCTGGCGCCTGAACGAGCGCCACTACGGCGGCCTGCAGGGCCTGAACAAGGCCGAGACGGCCAAGAAGTACGGCGACGAGCAGGTGCTCGTCTGGCGCCGCAGCTATGACACCCCGCCGCCGGAGCTCGACGCGAACGACGAGCGCAGCGAACGCAGCGACCCGCGCTACGCCAAGCTCAAGCCGGAAGACGTGCCCCTCACCGAATGCCTGAAGGACACCGTGGCCCGCGTGCTGCCGGTGTGGAACGAAAGCATCGGCCCGGCCATCAAGGCCGGCAAGCGCGTCGTGATCGCCGCGCACGGCAACAGCATCCGCGCCCTGGTCAAGTACCTCGACAACATCGCCGACGACGCCATCGTGGGCGTGAACATCCCGAACGGCATCCCGCTCGTCTACGAGCTGGACGCGAACCTGAAGCCCATCAAGAGCTACTACCTCGGCGACGAGGAAGCCGCGAAGGCCGCCGCGGCGGCGGTGGCGAACCAGGGCAAGAAGGGCTGA
- a CDS encoding FAD-dependent oxidoreductase, producing the protein MSAAPDPASIARFDQMFPALTEAEIARVRRFGTPQRHPAGTRLLSAGEPAPGMMIILSGHVSISQRDGLGRVRGIVDHAPGQFIGEVGSLSGRPSLVDAVTTDDVDVLLVPPEQLRALIIAEASLGERLVRALILRRVALIESGGSGPVLLGQPGAANLLRLRSFLQRNGEPHHVVDATLDTEAAALMAQYGADEHAVLVICPDGGVLVDPDETALARCIGMVDTHEHDELFDVAIVGAGPAGLSTAVYAASEGLRVVVLDTRAYGGQAGASSRIENYLGFPTGISGQALAGRAYVQAQKFGAEMMIPARVTSLDCSRDDPEGALRLRLADGRRLRTRTVVIASGARYRRPAVPHLAEYEGRGIWYWVSPVEATPCRNEVAALVGGGNSAGQAAVMLSQYAAKVHLLVRGPGLAASMSRYLIDRIEATPNIELRPFTELVGLHGCEMGRLRAVTWRDRHQDAEQHVPLRHLFLFTGAEPETAWLEGCNVLVDGHGFVRTGPVACNDLKTTSLETSVPGVFAVGDVRSGSVKRVGGAIGEGAAAVAQIHQFLAAGATA; encoded by the coding sequence ATGTCCGCCGCCCCCGATCCCGCCTCCATCGCCCGCTTCGACCAGATGTTCCCGGCCCTCACCGAGGCCGAGATCGCCCGCGTGCGCCGCTTCGGCACGCCGCAACGCCACCCGGCGGGCACCCGGCTGCTGAGCGCCGGCGAGCCGGCGCCCGGGATGATGATCATCCTGTCCGGCCACGTGTCGATCAGCCAGCGCGACGGCCTCGGCCGCGTGCGCGGCATCGTGGACCATGCCCCGGGGCAGTTCATCGGCGAGGTGGGATCGCTCTCGGGCCGGCCCTCGCTCGTGGACGCCGTCACCACCGACGATGTGGACGTGCTGCTGGTGCCCCCCGAACAGCTGCGCGCACTGATCATCGCGGAGGCCTCGCTCGGCGAACGCCTCGTGCGGGCGCTGATCCTGCGGCGGGTCGCGCTGATCGAGTCGGGCGGCAGCGGCCCGGTGCTGCTGGGCCAGCCGGGTGCCGCGAACCTGCTGCGGCTGCGCAGCTTCCTGCAGCGCAACGGCGAGCCGCACCACGTCGTCGACGCGACGCTCGACACCGAGGCGGCCGCGCTGATGGCGCAGTACGGCGCCGACGAACACGCGGTGCTCGTGATCTGCCCGGATGGCGGCGTGCTGGTCGACCCCGACGAAACCGCGCTCGCGCGCTGCATCGGCATGGTCGACACGCACGAACACGACGAACTGTTCGACGTGGCGATCGTGGGCGCCGGCCCGGCCGGCCTGTCGACGGCCGTGTACGCCGCGTCCGAGGGCCTGCGCGTCGTCGTGCTCGACACCCGCGCCTACGGCGGCCAGGCCGGCGCCAGCTCGCGCATCGAGAACTACCTCGGTTTTCCCACCGGCATCTCGGGCCAGGCGCTCGCGGGCCGGGCCTACGTGCAGGCGCAGAAGTTCGGTGCCGAGATGATGATCCCGGCGCGCGTCACCTCGCTCGACTGCTCGCGCGACGACCCCGAGGGCGCGCTGCGGCTGCGCCTGGCCGACGGCCGCCGCCTGCGCACGCGCACCGTCGTGATCGCGAGCGGCGCGCGCTACCGCCGCCCGGCCGTGCCCCACCTCGCCGAGTACGAGGGCCGCGGCATCTGGTACTGGGTCTCGCCCGTCGAGGCCACGCCGTGCCGCAACGAGGTGGCCGCGCTCGTGGGCGGCGGCAACTCCGCGGGCCAGGCGGCCGTGATGCTGTCGCAGTACGCCGCGAAGGTGCACCTGCTCGTGCGCGGCCCCGGCCTCGCGGCGAGCATGTCGCGCTACCTGATCGACCGCATCGAGGCCACGCCCAACATCGAGCTGCGCCCGTTCACCGAACTCGTGGGCCTGCACGGCTGCGAGATGGGCCGCCTGCGCGCCGTCACGTGGCGCGACAGGCACCAGGACGCCGAGCAGCACGTGCCGCTGCGCCACCTGTTCCTGTTCACCGGCGCCGAGCCCGAGACCGCGTGGCTCGAGGGCTGCAACGTGCTGGTGGACGGCCACGGCTTCGTGCGCACCGGACCGGTCGCCTGCAACGACCTCAAGACCACGTCGCTCGAGACCAGCGTGCCCGGCGTCTTCGCGGTGGGCGACGTGCGCTCGGGGTCGGTCAAGCGCGTGGGCGGGGCCATCGGCGAGGGCGCCGCGGCGGTCGCGCAGATCCACCAGTTCCTCGCGGCGGGCGCCACGGCCTGA
- a CDS encoding alpha/beta fold hydrolase: MKTLFRWLAATALATTLAGAVHAQALTYPKAFTFREVATNGTTIHVRQAGTGPAVVLLHGYGETGDMWVPLATELARDHTVVVPDLRGLGRSAKPKGGFDKMNQAGDVAGVLDALKIEQADVVAHDIGNMVAFAFAAKYPQRVGRLVVIDAPVPGVGPWDEILKNPLLWHFRFGGPDMERLVAGRERIYLDRFWNEFSATPARFSEPARQHYAKLYALPGAMHSGFSQFAAFDQDAIDNRAWLAAGNQLKMPVLALGGEKSFGLVMAAVMRNAATDVREGVVPGSGHWIMEENPQATVALVTGFLGEKR, encoded by the coding sequence ATGAAGACGCTCTTCCGCTGGCTCGCGGCCACCGCGCTCGCCACCACCCTCGCCGGCGCTGTCCACGCACAAGCCCTCACCTACCCGAAGGCGTTCACCTTCCGCGAGGTGGCCACCAACGGCACGACGATCCACGTGCGCCAGGCCGGCACCGGCCCGGCCGTGGTGCTGCTGCACGGCTACGGAGAAACCGGCGACATGTGGGTGCCGCTCGCCACCGAACTCGCACGCGACCACACCGTGGTGGTGCCCGACCTGCGCGGTCTCGGCCGCTCGGCCAAGCCCAAGGGCGGCTTCGACAAGATGAACCAGGCCGGCGACGTGGCCGGCGTGCTCGACGCGCTGAAGATCGAGCAGGCCGACGTGGTGGCCCATGACATCGGCAACATGGTGGCCTTCGCGTTCGCCGCGAAGTACCCGCAGCGCGTGGGCCGCCTCGTGGTCATCGACGCCCCGGTGCCCGGCGTGGGCCCGTGGGACGAGATCCTGAAGAACCCGCTGCTGTGGCACTTCCGCTTCGGCGGCCCCGACATGGAGCGCCTCGTGGCCGGCCGCGAGCGCATCTACCTCGACCGCTTCTGGAACGAGTTCTCCGCCACACCGGCCCGCTTCAGCGAACCGGCCCGCCAGCACTACGCGAAGCTCTACGCCCTGCCCGGCGCGATGCACTCGGGCTTCTCGCAGTTCGCCGCGTTCGACCAGGACGCCATCGACAACCGCGCCTGGCTCGCCGCCGGCAACCAGCTGAAGATGCCCGTGCTGGCGCTGGGCGGCGAAAAGTCCTTCGGCCTCGTGATGGCCGCCGTGATGCGCAACGCCGCCACCGACGTGCGCGAAGGGGTCGTGCCCGGCTCGGGCCACTGGATCATGGAAGAGAACCCGCAGGCGACGGTCGCGCTCGTGACCGGGTTCCTCGGCGAGAAGCGCTGA
- a CDS encoding alpha/beta fold hydrolase — translation MTTLVLLPGLDGTGTLFGPLLEALAGKLRVTVLSYPADRALGYDALEALAEAALPAQGPLVLLGESFSGPLAVSLAAKHPGRVVGLVLCCTFVRNPRPLLGLLRALLPFVPFGQVPLPLMAGVLHGRFDNPSLRAGLARALERVPAAVLRARLRSVVDVDATPRLNQVVCPVLYLQADEDLVVPASAGRFIVRRHPPTEVLRLAGPHALLQVMPEECAKVLAAFVGDAGSASANARR, via the coding sequence ATGACCACGCTCGTGCTGCTTCCCGGCCTGGACGGCACCGGCACGCTCTTCGGCCCGCTGCTCGAGGCGCTCGCGGGGAAGCTGCGGGTCACGGTGCTGTCCTACCCCGCCGACCGCGCGCTGGGCTACGACGCGCTCGAGGCGCTCGCCGAGGCCGCGCTGCCGGCGCAGGGGCCGCTGGTGCTGCTCGGCGAATCGTTCTCCGGTCCGCTGGCCGTCTCGCTGGCGGCGAAACACCCCGGCCGGGTCGTCGGGCTCGTCCTGTGCTGCACCTTCGTGCGGAACCCCCGGCCGTTGCTCGGGCTCCTGCGGGCCCTGCTGCCGTTCGTGCCGTTCGGACAGGTCCCGCTGCCGCTGATGGCGGGGGTGCTGCACGGCCGCTTCGACAACCCGTCGCTGCGTGCCGGGTTGGCGAGGGCACTGGAGCGCGTGCCGGCGGCGGTGCTGCGGGCCCGGCTGCGGTCGGTGGTCGACGTCGACGCCACCCCGCGGTTGAACCAGGTGGTGTGCCCGGTGCTGTACCTGCAGGCCGACGAGGACCTCGTGGTGCCCGCGTCGGCGGGCCGGTTCATCGTGCGGCGGCATCCGCCGACGGAAGTCCTCCGCCTGGCGGGGCCGCACGCGCTGCTCCAGGTGATGCCGGAGGAATGCGCCAAGGTGCTGGCGGCGTTCGTGGGCGACGCCGGATCGGCGTCGGCGAACGCGCGCCGCTGA
- a CDS encoding DUF1294 domain-containing protein: MTRRIRFEGEIVSWNDERGFGFIAPDQGGQQIFLHIKSMARRAGRPHAGQRVSFAVETGPGGQKRATDVAVRVDRVPPSVRVARRAAPPRWSLASLVALPVFLGVWVACAVAWGVPVWVAGVYAVASVVCFFAYAFDKAAARAGRWRTAESTLLLLGLAGGWPGALLAQQLLRHKSSKAPFRAAFWATVVVNVAGFVWLCFNTRTG, from the coding sequence ATGACCCGCCGCATCCGTTTCGAGGGGGAGATCGTCTCGTGGAACGACGAACGGGGCTTCGGTTTCATCGCGCCGGATCAGGGCGGCCAGCAGATCTTCCTTCACATCAAGTCGATGGCGCGGCGCGCGGGGCGGCCGCATGCGGGGCAGCGTGTCAGCTTCGCGGTGGAGACCGGGCCCGGTGGCCAGAAGCGCGCGACGGACGTGGCGGTGCGCGTGGACCGTGTCCCGCCGTCGGTGCGGGTCGCGCGCCGCGCGGCGCCGCCGCGGTGGTCCCTCGCGTCGCTGGTGGCCCTGCCCGTGTTCCTCGGCGTCTGGGTCGCCTGTGCGGTGGCCTGGGGCGTGCCGGTGTGGGTGGCCGGCGTCTATGCCGTGGCGAGCGTGGTGTGCTTCTTCGCGTATGCGTTCGACAAGGCGGCGGCCCGGGCCGGGCGCTGGCGCACGGCCGAAAGCACGCTGCTGCTGCTCGGCCTGGCCGGTGGATGGCCCGGCGCGCTCCTCGCGCAGCAGCTGTTGCGGCACAAGTCGTCGAAGGCGCCGTTCCGCGCGGCGTTCTGGGCCACGGTGGTGGTGAACGTCGCGGGGTTCGTGTGGCTCTGCTTCAACACGAGGACGGGGTGA
- a CDS encoding AraC family transcriptional regulator → MTQPLPLACPSPADRAPARQPVLRVLPSAERPAAPRPDVHIGYSRAVFAYLRLQGVNPASLYAADLVHRVEQAAPGETFPLDDFHAVIDVAQRHLRDPDLAIKASEHVQPWDGGVLGFALMTSPSISEVGNLLVRYQRLFTNVYEVRPHVDDHHFQLRLVSAAGTHSTALAHLLMGTWAWRSRWFTGEPSLPFDACFEGPAPADVSAYERCFGGQVRFGQSANLMQGQASYLALPVRQHDPAANAALRAQVALELERLSGDAAGLLVVLRRRVRERLGSGSLTLDALAADLDMAPRTLQARLEERGLTFRALLDGVRERKAKQYLAEAHLNLTEIALALGFANQSAFQHAFKRWTDMSPGQWRREQTGR, encoded by the coding sequence GTGACGCAACCTCTGCCTCTCGCCTGTCCGTCCCCGGCTGACCGCGCGCCCGCGCGGCAACCGGTGCTTCGGGTGCTGCCGTCGGCCGAACGACCCGCGGCGCCCCGGCCCGACGTGCACATCGGCTACAGCCGCGCGGTGTTCGCGTACCTGCGGCTGCAGGGCGTGAATCCGGCGTCGCTGTACGCGGCCGACCTGGTGCACCGGGTCGAGCAGGCCGCACCCGGCGAGACCTTTCCGCTCGACGACTTCCACGCGGTGATCGACGTGGCCCAGCGCCACCTGCGCGATCCCGACCTGGCGATCAAGGCGTCCGAGCACGTGCAGCCGTGGGACGGCGGTGTGCTCGGCTTCGCGCTGATGACGAGCCCGTCCATCTCCGAGGTGGGCAACCTGCTCGTGCGCTACCAGCGGCTGTTCACCAACGTCTACGAGGTGCGCCCCCACGTGGACGACCACCACTTCCAGCTGCGCCTCGTGTCGGCCGCGGGCACGCATTCCACCGCGCTGGCGCACCTGCTGATGGGCACGTGGGCCTGGCGCTCGCGCTGGTTCACGGGCGAGCCCTCGCTGCCGTTCGACGCCTGCTTCGAGGGGCCGGCGCCCGCGGACGTGTCGGCCTACGAACGCTGCTTCGGCGGGCAGGTGCGCTTCGGTCAATCCGCCAACCTGATGCAGGGTCAGGCCTCATACCTCGCGCTGCCGGTGCGCCAGCACGACCCCGCCGCCAACGCGGCGTTGCGGGCGCAGGTGGCGCTCGAACTGGAGCGCCTGAGCGGCGACGCCGCCGGCCTGCTGGTGGTGCTGCGCCGGCGCGTGCGCGAACGCCTCGGCAGCGGCTCGCTCACGCTCGACGCGCTGGCGGCCGACCTCGACATGGCCCCGCGCACGCTGCAGGCGAGGCTCGAGGAGCGCGGCCTCACCTTCCGCGCGCTGCTCGACGGCGTGCGCGAGCGCAAGGCCAAGCAGTACCTCGCGGAGGCGCACCTCAACCTCACCGAGATCGCACTCGCGCTCGGTTTCGCGAACCAGTCCGCGTTCCAGCATGCGTTCAAGCGCTGGACCGACATGTCGCCGGGGCAGTGGCGGCGGGAGCAGACGGGGCGCTGA
- a CDS encoding lipase secretion chaperone — MGAIVVHKPRSARWAGLVFGSVAIGVALAWWVHADDIAGAPRALASAPVADAAPVSPAPVVRGTTATSAVFQTGVEALPASLRGTEVSGELEEDAQGNLKLTRGVRNVFDYFLSATGEEPAAQQRARVAAFAARHVGPRAAAQVLALFDRYVAYKDDLDARLRDTRPVSLEDMRARVVSVRAARDRHFDPAVVKAFFGDEDTYDTYSLGRLAIMKDTSLSPQEKARRVAALRAGLPESMRSEQDVVEVVETLGTLTEDLKQRSGTASDLRQLRETLVGSEAAERLETLDRQTEAWNHRVADYLRQRAVLLGDVSLADSTRRERVDALRSEAFSATERLRIETIERIQDSGARDATSASRLSVPG, encoded by the coding sequence ATGGGCGCCATCGTCGTTCACAAGCCGCGTTCCGCGCGCTGGGCGGGGCTCGTGTTCGGCAGCGTGGCGATCGGGGTCGCGCTGGCGTGGTGGGTGCATGCCGACGACATCGCCGGCGCGCCTCGGGCGCTGGCGTCCGCCCCGGTGGCGGACGCCGCCCCGGTCTCGCCGGCTCCCGTGGTGCGCGGCACCACGGCGACGTCCGCGGTGTTCCAGACCGGCGTGGAAGCCTTGCCGGCCTCGCTGCGAGGCACCGAGGTCAGCGGCGAGCTCGAGGAAGATGCTCAGGGCAACCTCAAGCTCACCCGCGGCGTGCGCAACGTGTTCGACTACTTCCTGTCGGCCACCGGCGAGGAGCCGGCGGCGCAGCAGCGGGCGCGGGTCGCGGCGTTCGCCGCGCGGCACGTCGGGCCCCGCGCCGCGGCGCAGGTGCTCGCGCTGTTCGACCGCTACGTGGCGTACAAGGACGACCTCGACGCGCGGCTGCGCGACACGCGCCCCGTGTCGCTCGAGGACATGCGCGCGCGCGTGGTGTCGGTGCGCGCGGCGCGCGACCGCCACTTCGACCCCGCCGTGGTGAAGGCCTTCTTCGGCGACGAGGACACCTACGACACCTACAGCCTCGGCCGGCTCGCGATCATGAAGGACACGTCGCTGTCGCCGCAGGAGAAGGCTCGGCGCGTGGCGGCGCTGCGCGCGGGGCTGCCCGAGTCCATGCGTTCGGAGCAGGACGTGGTGGAGGTGGTGGAGACACTCGGCACGCTGACCGAGGACCTGAAACAGCGGTCTGGCACTGCATCGGACCTGCGTCAATTGCGCGAAACCCTGGTGGGTTCGGAGGCCGCGGAGCGCCTGGAAACGCTGGACCGGCAGACCGAGGCGTGGAATCATCGCGTCGCGGACTACCTGCGGCAGCGCGCGGTGCTCCTCGGCGACGTGAGCCTCGCCGACAGCACGCGCCGCGAGCGGGTCGACGCACTGCGCAGCGAGGCGTTCTCGGCCACCGAGCGGCTTCGCATCGAGACGATCGAACGCATCCAGGATTCCGGCGCCCGTGACGCAACCTCTGCCTCTCGCCTGTCCGTCCCCGGCTGA
- a CDS encoding lipase family alpha/beta hydrolase has product MKRHLSGLLAAAALVSLSAPVHAAGTYAATQYPIVLAHGLMGWDTAVGIDYWYGITGDLKSNGAKVYTTKVSAVNSSEVRGEQLVQQIQTILAVTGAKKVNLIGHSQGNQSVRYAAAVIPNQVASATSVSGTTGGSPVADIIAGVAPGGSFTNVVLNAVIGGLGQLIDLFSGSPGLPADGNAVLTSLTTSGAANFNRNFPQGVPTTRCGQGAAVVNGVRYYSWSGTGLITSGLDISDYPLAGTALAFKGQPNDGLVGQCDSHLGQVIRSDYALNHLDTINHFFGVTGRVDPVALYRQHANRLKNAGL; this is encoded by the coding sequence ATGAAACGCCACCTCTCCGGCCTCCTCGCCGCCGCCGCCCTCGTCTCGCTGTCCGCGCCCGTTCACGCCGCCGGCACGTACGCGGCCACGCAGTACCCCATCGTGCTGGCCCACGGCCTGATGGGCTGGGACACCGCTGTCGGCATCGACTACTGGTACGGCATCACCGGCGACCTGAAGTCGAACGGCGCGAAGGTCTACACCACCAAGGTGTCGGCGGTGAACTCGTCGGAAGTGCGCGGCGAGCAGCTCGTGCAGCAGATCCAGACCATCCTCGCCGTGACCGGCGCGAAGAAGGTCAACCTGATCGGCCACAGCCAGGGCAACCAGTCCGTGCGCTACGCGGCGGCCGTGATCCCGAACCAGGTGGCGTCGGCCACGTCGGTCAGCGGCACCACGGGCGGCTCGCCGGTGGCCGACATCATCGCGGGCGTGGCCCCGGGCGGCTCGTTCACGAACGTCGTGCTCAACGCGGTCATCGGCGGCCTCGGCCAGCTGATCGACCTGTTCTCGGGCAGCCCCGGCCTGCCGGCCGACGGCAACGCGGTGCTGACCTCGCTGACCACAAGCGGCGCGGCCAATTTCAACCGCAACTTCCCGCAGGGCGTGCCCACCACGCGCTGCGGCCAGGGCGCGGCCGTGGTCAACGGCGTGCGCTACTACTCGTGGAGCGGCACGGGCCTGATCACGAGCGGCCTCGACATCAGCGACTACCCGCTCGCCGGCACCGCGCTCGCGTTCAAGGGCCAGCCGAACGACGGCCTCGTGGGCCAGTGCGACAGCCACCTCGGCCAGGTGATCCGCAGCGACTACGCGCTGAACCACCTCGACACCATCAACCACTTCTTCGGCGTCACCGGCCGCGTCGACCCCGTCGCGCTGTACCGCCAGCACGCCAACCGCCTCAAGAACGCGGGCCTCTGA
- a CDS encoding lysophospholipid acyltransferase family protein — MTAPARVGLPLAVWRLVCCLGMVVRGLLTCAFVFPFLVSHRRMWHVGVFCRHMLAALGLRLVFEGVPHRGPVLLAANHVSWLDILAIDAAQPARFVSKADIRRWPLIGWMVACGGTLFIERERKRDAMRVVHQVAEALQQGDVIAMFPEGTTSDGHGLLPFHANLLQAAVVTHTPVQPIALRFSDDTSPVSAAAAYIGDMNLIESLWAIVCARGLTVTVKRLPVRPVEGLDRREVSELVRGDIAAALGL; from the coding sequence GTGACCGCGCCCGCGCGGGTCGGGCTGCCGCTCGCCGTCTGGCGGCTCGTGTGCTGCCTCGGCATGGTGGTGCGCGGCCTGCTCACGTGCGCGTTCGTGTTCCCGTTCCTCGTGTCGCACCGGCGCATGTGGCACGTGGGCGTGTTCTGCCGCCACATGCTCGCCGCGCTGGGCCTGCGCCTCGTCTTCGAGGGCGTGCCGCACCGCGGGCCGGTGCTGCTGGCCGCGAACCACGTGTCGTGGCTCGACATCCTCGCCATCGACGCCGCGCAGCCCGCGCGGTTCGTGTCGAAGGCCGACATCCGCCGCTGGCCGCTGATCGGCTGGATGGTGGCCTGCGGCGGCACGCTGTTCATCGAACGCGAGCGCAAGCGCGACGCGATGCGCGTGGTGCACCAGGTGGCCGAGGCGCTGCAGCAGGGTGACGTGATCGCGATGTTCCCCGAGGGCACCACCAGCGACGGCCACGGCCTGCTGCCGTTCCACGCGAACCTGCTGCAGGCGGCCGTCGTCACGCACACGCCGGTGCAGCCCATCGCGCTGCGCTTCTCCGACGACACGTCGCCCGTCAGCGCGGCGGCGGCCTACATCGGCGACATGAACCTGATCGAGTCGCTGTGGGCCATCGTGTGCGCCCGCGGGCTCACCGTGACGGTGAAGCGGCTGCCGGTGCGGCCCGTCGAGGGCCTGGACCGACGCGAAGTGAGCGAGCTCGTGCGCGGCGACATCGCCGCGGCGCTCGGCCTGTAG
- a CDS encoding dihydroorotase translates to MKILIKNGRLVDPATGRDEPGDVAIAAGRVVALGAVNPDFHPNRTLDASGLVVAPGLVDLAARLREPGHEHEGMLESEMAAAVAGGVTSLVCPPDTDPPLDEPGLVEMLKFRARNLNQAHLYPLGTLTRGLAGEVLTEMAELTEAGCVGFSQAEAPLADTLVLQRALQYASTFGYTVWLRPQDAHLGKGVAASGALATRLGLSGVPVVAETIALHTIFELVRVTNARVHLCRLSSAAGIDLVRRAKAEGLPVTCDVSVNHLHLIDMDIGYFNAAMRLTPPLRQQRDRDAIRAGLADGTIDALVSDHTPVDEDAKNLPFAEAEPGATGLELLLSLALKWGEESGAGLSKALATVTCAPVKVLGDALGSLQSSAGRLVEGGMADLCLFDPSARWTVEPRAFRSQGKHSPFAGLELPGRVRATLVAGHVAYEAK, encoded by the coding sequence ATGAAGATCCTCATCAAGAACGGCCGCCTGGTCGACCCCGCCACCGGCCGCGACGAACCCGGCGACGTGGCCATCGCCGCCGGCCGCGTGGTCGCGCTCGGCGCGGTGAACCCCGACTTCCACCCGAACCGCACCCTCGACGCTTCCGGCCTCGTGGTGGCCCCCGGCCTCGTCGACCTCGCCGCGCGCCTGCGCGAGCCGGGCCACGAGCACGAGGGCATGCTCGAGAGCGAGATGGCCGCCGCCGTGGCCGGCGGGGTCACGAGCCTCGTGTGCCCGCCCGACACCGACCCGCCGCTCGACGAGCCCGGCCTCGTCGAGATGCTGAAGTTCCGCGCCCGCAACCTGAACCAGGCGCACCTGTACCCGCTGGGCACGCTCACGCGCGGCCTGGCCGGCGAGGTGCTGACCGAGATGGCCGAGCTGACCGAGGCCGGCTGCGTGGGCTTCTCGCAGGCCGAGGCGCCACTCGCCGACACGCTGGTGCTGCAGCGCGCGCTGCAGTACGCATCGACCTTCGGCTACACCGTGTGGCTGCGCCCGCAGGACGCCCACCTCGGCAAGGGCGTGGCCGCCAGCGGCGCGCTCGCCACGCGGCTGGGCCTGTCCGGCGTGCCGGTGGTGGCCGAGACCATCGCGCTGCACACCATCTTCGAACTCGTGCGCGTGACGAACGCGCGCGTGCACCTGTGCCGCCTGAGCAGTGCCGCCGGCATCGACCTCGTGCGCCGCGCGAAGGCCGAGGGCCTGCCGGTCACCTGCGACGTCAGCGTGAACCACCTGCACCTGATCGACATGGACATCGGCTACTTCAACGCCGCGATGCGCCTCACCCCGCCGCTGCGCCAGCAGCGCGACCGAGACGCCATCCGCGCCGGCCTGGCCGACGGCACGATCGATGCGCTGGTGAGCGACCACACGCCGGTCGACGAGGACGCGAAGAACCTGCCGTTCGCCGAAGCCGAACCCGGCGCCACCGGCCTCGAGCTGCTGCTGAGCCTCGCGCTCAAGTGGGGTGAGGAGAGTGGCGCGGGCCTGTCGAAGGCGCTGGCCACGGTGACCTGCGCACCGGTGAAGGTGCTCGGCGACGCGCTCGGGTCGCTGCAATCGAGCGCGGGCCGCCTCGTCGAGGGCGGCATGGCCGACCTGTGCCTGTTCGATCCGTCCGCGCGCTGGACGGTCGAGCCGCGCGCGTTCCGCAGCCAGGGCAAACACTCGCCGTTCGCGGGGCTCGAACTGCCGGGCCGCGTACGCGCCACGCTCGTCGCCGGCCACGTGGCCTACGAGGCCAAGTGA